In a single window of the Nocardioides massiliensis genome:
- a CDS encoding acyl-CoA dehydrogenase family protein, with product MGRLCQTDGLSDIQTEILKTVRQFVEAKVMPVATELEHADEYPTEIVEGLKELGLFGLMIPEEYGGLGESLLTYALCVEEIARGWMSVSGVINTHFIVAHMLLKHGTDEQKQKYLPKMATGEIRGAFSMSEPGLGSDVSAVSTKATKGDDGSYSITGQKMWLTNGGSSNLVAVLCRTDDGVDEGASVYKKMSTFLVEKEPGFGETAPGVTVPGKIDKMGYKGIDTTEMILENHQISADQILGGEPGKGFFQMMDGVEVGRVNVAARACGIALRAFELGIGYAQQRHTFGKPIAEHQAILFRLAEMATKVETAHNMMVRAARLKDSGERMDVEAGMAKMVASEYCNEVVEASFRIHGGYGYSKEYEIERLYREAAFMLIGEGTSDIQKMIIGRALLKDYKA from the coding sequence ATGGGTCGCCTCTGTCAGACCGACGGGCTCTCCGACATCCAGACCGAGATCCTCAAGACCGTGCGTCAGTTCGTCGAGGCGAAGGTGATGCCGGTCGCCACGGAGCTGGAGCACGCGGACGAGTACCCCACCGAGATCGTGGAGGGACTCAAGGAGCTCGGGCTGTTCGGGCTGATGATCCCCGAGGAGTACGGCGGGCTGGGCGAGTCGCTGCTCACCTACGCCCTGTGCGTGGAGGAGATCGCGCGCGGGTGGATGAGCGTCTCCGGCGTCATCAACACCCACTTCATCGTCGCCCACATGCTGCTCAAGCACGGCACCGACGAGCAGAAGCAGAAGTACCTGCCCAAGATGGCCACCGGGGAGATCCGGGGCGCGTTCTCGATGTCCGAGCCCGGCCTGGGCAGCGACGTCTCGGCGGTCTCGACCAAGGCCACGAAGGGTGACGACGGGTCCTACTCGATCACCGGCCAGAAGATGTGGCTGACCAACGGTGGCAGCTCCAACCTGGTGGCGGTGCTGTGCCGCACCGACGATGGCGTGGACGAGGGAGCCTCGGTCTACAAGAAGATGTCCACGTTCTTGGTGGAGAAGGAGCCTGGCTTCGGCGAGACCGCGCCCGGCGTCACGGTGCCGGGCAAGATCGACAAGATGGGCTACAAGGGCATCGACACGACCGAGATGATCCTGGAGAACCACCAGATCTCGGCCGACCAGATCCTCGGTGGCGAGCCCGGCAAGGGCTTCTTCCAGATGATGGACGGCGTCGAGGTCGGCCGGGTCAACGTCGCGGCTCGCGCCTGCGGGATCGCGCTGCGCGCCTTCGAGCTCGGCATCGGCTACGCCCAGCAGCGCCACACCTTCGGCAAGCCCATCGCCGAGCACCAGGCGATCCTGTTCCGCCTCGCGGAGATGGCCACCAAGGTCGAGACCGCCCACAACATGATGGTGCGCGCGGCCCGGCTCAAGGACTCCGGCGAGCGGATGGACGTCGAGGCCGGCATGGCCAAGATGGTCGCGAGCGAGTACTGCAACGAGGTCGTCGAGGCGTCGTTCCGCATCCACGGTGGCTACGGGTACTCCAAGGAGTACGAGATCGAGCGGCTCTACCGCGAGGCGGCGTTCATGCTGATCGGCGAGGGCACCTCCGACATCCAGAAGATGATCATCGGACGCGCCCTGCTCAAGGACTACAAGGCCTGA